The Hordeum vulgare subsp. vulgare chromosome 7H, MorexV3_pseudomolecules_assembly, whole genome shotgun sequence DNA window CACGTGACGGGGTGGCCCGTCCCGGTCGTCGTTCATGCGTCTGCCCGCCCATCGCTCCGCACCGGTCATCGTCGCCCACGCGCAATTAGGATCATGCGTCACCCAGCATCTCCGCCGTTGTTCGCCGGCTGGCAGGCTCGGGCGGTCTTGTCGTCTCAAGCTTTTCCGGCTCGGGTCTCCGTTGCCCCTTGTGGACTGCCACGAGCTTTTGCGTTCCAGcatcgtctgcctcgagcacatcGTTCCCCGCCGGCTGCCATCCCCTTGGTTTATTCGACCACCCCGCTTCATCGTCCACGACGATGTCATCATCACCGAGTAGCACCCCTGACCTCGTGTGCGATCGGATTGGTCACCCGCCCGCCATGATCGACTCTATCCACGTTGTGTGACTGACCTAATCATTCGGTTGCATGCGCCTCCCTTGGTCCCGTGAAGGTTGTCCCCGAGTACAACGCGCCTCTCCATCGATCGAGCATCGGGCTGCCGCTGCGTCGCCCCGTCAGGCCATAGCATCACCACCCAGTGGTTCTCCTCGCAGTTTCCCCAACCCATGAGCCGTCTCTACACCGCCCCTTCGGGTTGTAGTGTGGCGGCACACGGTCCCTACCGCCGCCTAAGGCCATCCCCAGGCTGCAGCGACCCACGCACTGTCACTGTGTCGCCACTTCGGGCCATAGTTTCGCGGCACGCAGTTTATGCGCCAACCCGAGGCCTTCCCGGCGTCGCCCCGACCTGCACGCTGCCGCTTCCTCACCCCTTCAGGACATAGCGGCGCGGCACACGATCCACTCCACTGTCCCCGCACGTCGACTTCATGTGGTATGCGTCGCGCCTTCTCCTTCGGCGCGGGAATGCCATTGTCCGCGCCGGTCTTCGTCACGCTGTTGGGttcttcctcgcctacttcgagcatcgcCGCCGTCGCTGCTCTCCTTCGACACCGCTGCAACTCGCTCACCCGATCCGTGTCACCCGTCCAACCCCTTCATCTCCGTCCAGACTCATTGCCAGCGTCGCCGTCTCCTTCCCCGACCACTTCGTCTACTCCGACCACTTCAGGTAAGATCGGCCTTCGCCGATTTCGCCACAACCATCATCGAGTCCTTCTTTGCTAGCCTCCTGGACATGGCATCCCAGCTTGTGTAGGTCCCCGTCTACACATAcccggtgctggcaacaccgacgTGTGCCTTCGTCCCCGGTGTGTTTCCAGTCCTGACAAGCCTCGGGCGATGCATCGTCAACATCGACTTCGTCCGACTATGCATGTGTGGTGCTGGCAACACCAATGCATGCCTTCGTCTAGAAGGTGTCCCCGGGCTTGGCAATCCCGGCGCGACGCGTCCCAACTACGTCTTCTTCCCGGCACACCACTCCTTCGTCACCACTGTGCCCATGACTAACTCGGCGCCTCCTTGCATCCGCGGCTCCACGGCCACTTCCTCGACACCGGCTACCCCGACTCGTTATCGACCACAGCATTCTTCACACGGCTACCTCGACCACGGCTACACCACCCTACGCTCTCGGTTACCTCGACATACGCACAAAGGACTACCGTCGGTTACCACTCCAGCCACAACATTCGCGATGCATCGACCATTACGACTGTGCGGGGATGTCCGTCGGCTTACCTTACCGTCTACGTCGCTACCGTTGTGACTGTGGGGGATGTTGAGTATCGTGATTGTATTGAAAACAAAGGATAGACTAGGAAGTACTCTCGCTTGTTTTGTACTCCAAGTAGATCTTGTACTCCAATACAACAACTATTTCATCAATCTCTTATCTCCCTTCTAACACCATAGATCGTCACAGGTCCGTTCCCCGACACATTTGTATTTCAAATACTATCCCAAATAGTGCGGTCCCTGAAGTGTTATGGCTGGATCCAGTtatttcaggattcttctcattcCTGGCTAGCCTGTACGCGCTACGGGCAGTGAAAATTTCATTCTTTTCGGGCTGCTAAGCAATAAGCCTCACGTTTTTTATGGCAGCGATACTTTAGCTACACCTTATTCAAGGGAATGTTTGCCATATAAAATTTTCCAGGAAAACAATTTAGGTCATCATGAATCTGAGAACATCCCCTCGTTCCAACATATGGCCTCCTCTAGACCATCCTCCCGTCAGAAAACGAAACATGAGAATTGACACGTCAAAACGGTCGACCTGGTCGTGAGGAGCAAGAAGATGCCTACGGGATATCTTACCAAGTAAAACGAGAATGAGCAGGCGAGGCCAATCCATGGACTAGGACATTTGTAGTACTATAATCATCCACACATTCTCACTGTCTCATCAATGAATCAATCATAGTCCCGTCTTGTCGGCCAGTGATTTGCAGCTAATAATCAGATGGTTCCTTTTGTTTGGACAAGCATCCACAATGCATGGCGTGCCCGCCAAAACCAAAACCCCTGCTCTACTTCGGTTGCATATATACACCTCCCCAAGGCATCATTTGGTCTCACACATCCAGTTCAAACCATTCACTCGATCCATCCAGTTCAAACCATTCACTCGATCAGGTATATAGATAGTCtgtgttgtgttgtgttgtgtAATTAGAGGATGGAGTTGAGCAGGAGCGTGACCATGGATGTTTCTCTGAGCATCCCTGCTGCCCGCGGCGTCGGCAACGACACTGACATGATGGTGATGCCTCGAAACTCGCCTTCCTTTAAGATCGTGCCGCTGCACGACGAGATGGCCAAACCATCGTCCGGCGGTGGCGGCAACTCAATCCTCTGCGCCGAGAGGGCGGCGGTGCTCCTCGTGAAGAAGGTGCTGGCCGAGCTGCTGGGGACGTTCCTGCTCCTCTTCATCCTGCTGTCGGCGCTGATCATGAACTCGACCCACGATGGCGCCCTGGGCCTGCTGGGTgtggcggcgacggcggggcTGGCCGTGACGGTGCTCATGGCGTCGCTGGTCCACGTGTCCGGGGCACACCTGAACCCTGCGGTAAGCGTCTCCATGGCCGTGTATGGCTACCTCCCGCGCGCCCACCTCGCGCCCTACATGGCCGCGCAGTTCCTGGGCGCCATCTCCGCGTCCTTTGTCGCCAAGGAGGTCTACCACCCGGCGAACCCGGGCACCATTATGGCCACCGTGCCCACCCTCGGCACCGCGGGGACCTTCTTGGTCGAGTTCCTCACCACCTTTGTCCTCCTCTTCGTAATCGTCGCCCACGCCACTGATCCCAAGGCGGTAATAACATCTCCTTGCTCATCGATCACACTTGCTCAACTACGAGTACTACTATATGTACTAGTAGTGTCTTGCCTTTTGTCCAGCAGCTTAACTAATCAGACGCTATGTGCAATTGTTTCTCTTCTTCAGGTGAAGCAGCTGATAGCAGTGGCAGCCGGGGCAGCAATCATGATGAACGCCCTTATCTCTGCGTAAGTGAAATCAATCCATCCACGGCTCATTCTGTACTCCAACTGATTTTACCTAGTATAATAAATCATTATCTGACATAATGCATTCATGTATGTGAATGTGAGCAGGGAGTCAACGGGAGCATCCATGAATCCGGCGAGGACGCTGGGGACGGCCATCGCCACCGAGACGTACACCAAGATCTGGGTCTACATGGTGGCGCCCCCGCTTGGAGCCATCGCCGGGACCGGTGCTTACATTGCGCTCAAGCACTGATGCACAGATCCATCCATGGTTGCACATTAGGATGGAGACCAGAGAATTGTCTAAATTGTTATATACCTATTTTTAGAAATTATGAATTTTCTGATTCATGCAACCAAAGACGGTATAGAGTAATAAAAAATGCTAGACCCATTGTAGAGCTTACGCAAGTTAACCAATGCTTCCAAAACTAATCCaaacatcccccccccccccccgattttCATGGGGTGGGGCCCTCCTTCCCCTAAACACCAATCCTATTCCTCCACGATGGTTAATACGTAAATTTGAGTAATTACTTTTTATACAAATTGACAGATGGGTCTTTTTTGTTTCTCGTAGCAAAGATTGTGTCTGCAGGACGATCGGAGGAAAGAAAGATCCAATTTCGACAAATATTATTGGTTGACTTCTTTTTGAAAGGAGTTCTTTGCCTGATTTTAGCAGGTTGAAGCCCAAAAAATTGATTTTATAGGTTCAAGtatcaacaaaaaaacaaaacatgAAGACGAAGTTCAATTACAAACCTTCACAAGGTTTGTATTATAATGCATTTTTGCTAACGGGCGCCTGCTGGCACACCTCTTGCATCGTAGAAACAGAGCGACCACTTGGCCATCGCGATCGATGTGAACACTATATTCCTTTTTCCATTTTATCATTGTATGCACCCAGTTTTATCAGCCTGGTTCTGGGAAGGTTCTAGAAGCTCCCCAACCGccgtttttcaaattttattctgTTTCAGCGggttttattctttttttttcttcaatttgtggaaattgttttccAGTTTGTGAAAGTTTTTTTTAATTTAATGAAACTTTATTCAATGAACTCTTTCCAGATTCGATGATTTGTTTTTAAAATCGATGGATTTTTTTAAATCAATGAACTTTTCTCAAATTTCAGTGAACTTTTTTCGGAATCAATgaactcttgtcaaattcaatgaacttttttaaaaaattctgtgaacttttttcaaaatcgatgaactcTTTTCAAATTCCATGAACTTTCTTAAAAAATTCaaagaactttttttgaaattgaTGGActcttttcaaatttgatgaacttttttcaaattcgatgaacttttttcaaatttcgatgaacttttttataaattcgatgaacttttttcaaattcgatgaattTTCAGATTCAattaacttttttcaaatttaatGAGATTTTCCAAAATTGCTGAACTTTTTATACAAATTAATGAACCTTTATCAAATGGtgataaacatttttcaaatttgattagTACTATTTTTTAAATCTGTCAATTTTTtttcatttgaagaactttttttGCAAAATCGGTGTACtttatttttagaaaattaaTGAACTTTTTTAGGGCCTGCACGGGAGCCTGATATGTTTGCTGGGTCGGCCCAAGGCGGGGTGCTGCAGGCGCGAGGAGGGCAAACGGGCGCGTGCAGCGCCGTATAGGAGGTCCCGTCACAAGGACACTCGTTGAACCCTCACAAGGGCCCCCGGTTCAACAGCTCACGCACATGATACAAGCACACCGGGCTCATGGCTCAAAATCCAAAACAGACTTAGCAACCACATTCACAATGCTAGAACGGGATTCGACGATCACTCCTCGCCTTCATTGCTCGCGTGCCTGAGAACCGTAGTGTGTAAGCAAAGAAGGCGGGGCTTCAATAGTTGACGAGTTCATGGTCTTCCTGAGCGGCTTCCATAGCTACATAAATGGCTTCCATAGCTGTATAAAGTTAGTTGTCGGGGCACTAGGACCGGGGGTATCCAGGCTAGCCGGCGTGCGGTCCAAGGCCCATTGCGCTTTGCGGGCCTTGGAGCACCCCCTATCAATGCCCGAGGATGCGACACTCATGAGGTCCCCTCCTCGTGAGGGGCCACTCGTGGGGCCCTCTCCCGAGAAGGCTTCTTGGGAGGCTCGCGAGAGGGAAGCATCTCCCGATGCCCCGCCTCCCGAGGGGCGGATCTTCCAAGGGTTGTTTGCCGGGGTCGCGCAGTAAAACCCCCTCATGTGGGTGATGTGAGCCACGTTGCGTGGCGCCAAGGTTGGTGCCAGCACGCACAGGCGGAGAGTCTTTTCCCTTTGGTGTTGAGGGAACCGAGGCCAGCCGCGGGTTCCCGAGGCAACCCGCAAAAGGTTTCCCAATCGGTACAAGAGGACCAAGGTTGGGGACTCAACAGGACGGATGTCACCCCTGAGCCCAGCCGCGCGTCACTAAGAGAGGCTTTTGCACGGGAAGACTGCCTTTGTCAGGACGAACTGCAgtcttgtcccctttcaaaatggccattGTGTCTTCCCTTCCCGATGGGTATATTTTCGAGGAAAAGGACGAGGGCcgatataaaagagaggcccgaccCCCGTAGAGGGGGGTCCAGGGTTGAGTGTGTTGTattagggcaagaacccacctttgtaccctTCTCCCACCTCGAGCAATCTAtccaaggaggagtagggttttacaccacaaggtggcctgAACTTGGGTAAACTCCCGCACTTCCTAGATTGTTCTCTTAGCTCGCACCACCGCAGAGTCGCCGCGAGGTTGAGAGGTTGAACAGGGTTGCAGGGCGAGCGCACCCGAGTGCTCGAGCCTTTCCTTGGGTCTGCGGTGCCCCGATTCCGACATTTAGCACACCAGGTAGGGGTCCGCAGCCGCTCGTGTGCTCCGGTTTTGCTCCAGCTTCATCAACCACATGGCTGACGCTCGTCGTGTGCGTGCCGAGCGCAGGGCTGCGTGGGTCGTGGTGACCGCGCCAGCAGTCCCCGACGTCCCTCGTCACTTCGCTGGGGCCAAGGCCGCGGCCATCGATCGTGCGTCTCGCAAGCAGCAAGCTTCGTTCATGCACCCTTCCATACAGAGGGAAGGCCATAttggacatatgccctagaggcaataataaaatagttattattatatttcctagtttaagataattgtttattatccatgctagaattgtattgaatggaactagtaagcctcta harbors:
- the LOC123407246 gene encoding aquaporin NIP3-3-like, with translation MDVSLSIPAARGVGNDTDMMVMPRNSPSFKIVPLHDEMAKPSSGGGGNSILCAERAAVLLVKKVLAELLGTFLLLFILLSALIMNSTHDGALGLLGVAATAGLAVTVLMASLVHVSGAHLNPAVSVSMAVYGYLPRAHLAPYMAAQFLGAISASFVAKEVYHPANPGTIMATVPTLGTAGTFLVEFLTTFVLLFVIVAHATDPKAVKQLIAVAAGAAIMMNALISAESTGASMNPARTLGTAIATETYTKIWVYMVAPPLGAIAGTGAYIALKH